The genomic segment TGCCGATGACAGCAGGTTGTAAGCTGCGCTTGACGCTGTTGATTAAGCTAATCGGCACTTCCTCGCTAGACTCGACAGGCACAGGAGTCGATCGCACCTCAGCCTCAATCTGATTGGCAGCAGAGAGTTCGGCAACGGCTCGGACGGTTAACACCTCGTCCTCTTGCAACATTAGCACGCACTTATTGCCGCCTGCGGTTTGCATCACTGTATGCAGCAGGGTTGAGAGCAGTTTGTTGAGTTCGATAGTGCTGGATAGGGTTTGGGAGGCTTTGAGGATAGCCGCCAGATCGAGGGAATCGGAAAGGCTAGTGGAAGATGAATTTGTAACAGTAACGGTTCCGACTGGAAAGACTGTTTCGTTGACCGATAGGGCGGTGCGAGTGGGTTGAAGAATTGGAGCCAGCAGTTGCGGGTAGCGGGTTTCCAGGTCTGAGACTTTGGCTTTAGCACCCCAGCGAGCATAGCCGTAGTAGGCTTCAATCATATACTCTCGGGCAATACGCGGTTTGCCCCAGTTGAGGTAAAACTTCGCGGCTAGTTCGTTGGCAAGTGCTTCTTCCTGAGTGTATTCGTTGGCTTTGGCTAGAGCGATCGCGCGATCGTACAAATCTGTCGCTTCCAAAGCTTTACCGGAAATAACCGCCATTTCAGCAGACAGTAGTAAATACTTATGCAGAAAGTTTTCTGGACAACTATCTGCCCAAGCTTTGAGGTGCTGCTGCTGCTGTTGTAAAACGTCCCAGTACAGTTGTCGATCTGTCTGAGTCGCCTTTGGATAAAGTGCAGCCAGACTTAGCGGGTAATAAAAGTGGTACAAAACGATCGGAAAGAAGCCCGCATTGGTAGGCAACGTTGGCTCTGCTTCTTTCGCCGCCGCGACAGCATCAGCATAGTGACCGTAGAGATACGAAAGTTGCAACTTTAAAAAGCAGTACCAGTTGATTCCATGCTCAAAGTTTCGTTTTTCTCGCCAAACTTGGATGTAAGGAAGCTCTGACTCATCATCATCACTATCTTGGTCGTAGAGTAAATCTGTGCTATGAGAAGCGTCTTGCAAATTCAGGAGGAACTGCCTTTGTAGAGTGAAAGCATACAGCATATTGGCATCGTTCACGCCCCGTACATAACCGAGATACATCTCAGTCTCTGCATAAACAGTAGACAGGCAATCCCCCTTGATAATCATGGCCCATATTAAGAATGAAACAGCCCAGACCCCAAATACAACGTCTCCTCCTTCCTGGCTAGTTTGAAACGCCTGACGAGATATAGAAAGATTCGTTTTTAAGTGTCGATTGTAAGGATTGATGGTATGAGCAAAGATGTTGTTAGTTTTGAAGATAAACTTCGTACTATTAAAATGACGATCGAGCTTGAGTGCTAATGTGCCAAATTCATAGGCTTTTTGATACTCTCCTTTGCTGGCAAGGCTCATACCATAGAGACAGTATGCAAAACCAGACGCTTCAGCATTGCCATGCGTTAACGAAGTATCGATCATCTTCAGCAAGCTCAAGTAAGAGAGGGATTGAGCGCCTCCCATATACGCCGCTGCCCAAATATCCGCCAGTAAACTCATACAGACCTTCGGGTTTGGCTCGACTATTTCGGGCAGATCGAACAACTCGGAAGGAGAAACAGCAGCCAGTTTAGCCTCTAGCCGCTCCAATTGACTTTGAATTTCAGCTTGTTGCTCTGCCTCTGTACGCGGCAAAGGCATACCAAGAATACTTAGACCTTTCAATCCATCGTCAAAACTTCCTCGGATGTTTTCCCCTTGCGTCATCTTCAGATACATCTCGATCCCATAGATGTCAGCTTTCTCAAAGGTAGCCCGAGCATGACTCAAAGCTAAATCAAACCATTGCTCTGCCCGTTCGAGATTACCTGTTAAATATTGGCACTCTGCTCCCTCTCGATACAGGTCAAAGGTTAATTGATAATGAGTATCCCAGCTATCTTCTGCCAGCAAATCTATCCCAGATTTGAGGTAATCAACAGCAGCTTTATAAGCAGTTGAAGCCTTTGCTTTTTTTCCAGCTATCAAATTCAGTTGAGCAATGTTATCCTTTTCGGATTGTTGCAGGGGAATTTCGCTCCCTTTATTAAGTTGATTAACAATATCGAAAATTTTTGATTCAATGGTTGCAGAAGATGTACTCTTGAAGAGTAATTCTCCTACTTTTAGATGGGCTGACTGCTTCTGGGAATCAGGAATGAGAGAATAGGCAGCTTGTTGTACGCGATCGTGCAGGAATCGGTAGGCAACAGATGGGAGAATAGATGAAATAGATGAAGGTTTTGTCGTATCCGTTTCATGCGTGGGGTATACGTTACCAAAGAATTTGTAGACATGGCTTTGAGGCAAAATCAACCCTTCCTGTAACGCTTTCCACAAGTGAGTAGCAGTTTCTTCTTGGGTTTGTTCTGACACGATCGCCAATGTATCGAGATCGAATTGATTGCCGATACAGGCAGCGAGTTTAAGAACGTTCTGAGTGGCAACCGGTAACTTCTGAAGCTGAAGTGCCATAAACTCCACTACATCATCGGTGAGCGCTAGCGATCGCACGTTTGCCAGATCGCATTGCCAGGAACCGACCTCCCAGTTAAAGGCGATCGGTCCATCTTCGTGTAGTGCCTTCAAAAACTGTGTGGTAAAAAATGGATTACCCTGGGTTTTTTGATAAACCAATTCTGTCAAGGGCAGGGTCAGTTCGCTCGAACAACTGAGTGCATCAGCAGTCAAATGATTGACATTGCGCTGACTTAAAGGCGCTAAAGTTAGGGTATTAATATGAATCCCAGCCTTCCGAATATCGTCTAGTGTCAGCATCAGCGGATGGGCTGGGAAAACTTCATTATCTCGATAAGCACCAATAATAAATAAATAATTCTGCTCGACATTGGTTAGTAACAGTTTCAGCAAACTCAGAGAAGCAGAATCAGTCCACTGTAAATCGTCGAGAAACATCACCAGTGGATGCTCCTGTGTAGTGAATACGGCAATAAACTTTTGGAACAGTAGATTAAACCGATTTTGGGCAGCACTACCTGAAAGCTCCGACACCGTTGGCTGTTTGCCAATAATCTGCGCGAGCTCGGGAATCACCTCAATCAACACTTGACCTTGCTCGCCCACCGCTTCGAGAATCGACGCTTTCCATTGCGCCAATCGTGTATCGGATTCACACAGGAGTTGCCCCATGAGGCTACGAAAAGCTTGAACAAAAGCAGAGAAGGGAATGTCGCGGTTGAACTGGTCGAATTTCCCTTTAATGAAGTATCCTCGTTGCCGCACGATGGGTTTATGAACTTCATTCACCACCGCCGTTTTGCCAATCCCCGAAAAGCCTGCGACTAACATTAACTCTGACGCACCTGTGGCAACCCGCTCAAAAGCATTCAGCAAGGTTTGAACTTCGGCTTCTCGTCCGTAGAGCTTTTCCGGGATCAGGAAGCGATCGCACATATCCCGTTTCCCAATCGCAAAGTTCTCAATCTTGCCCGTTTCTTGAAGTTGCTCCAGACAAGTCTCTAAGTCGTGTTTCAACCCCAAAGCACTCTGATAGCGAGCTTCGGCATTTTTTGCCATCAGTTTCATGACAATGTTTGCTAAAGTTTTGGGTATTTCTTTACTAAAGGGAGCGGGAATTTTGGCAATATGAGAGTGAATTAACTCCATTGGGTCTTTGCTCTCAAAAGGGAGGCATCCCGTTAGCAGTTCGTAAAAGGTAACGCCAAGGGCATAAAAGTCGCTGCGATAGTCGATCCCCCGATTCATTCGTCCGGTTTGTTCGGGGGAGATATAAGCGAGGGTTCCTTCGAGGGTGTTAGGGTTTTGGATTTCTTGGGTTTCTTTGGGGAGTAATGAGGAGATGGAGAAGTCAATCAGTTTGACTTGTTGGGTTTCGGGGTGAATCAGGATGTTAGCCGGCTTGATGTCTTTGTGAATGACACGGTTTTGGTAGAGTTGGTGGAGGATTTCTGCGAGTTGAATGCCAATCTTGAGAAAGTTTTCCGAGGACAAGCCATTACCGGTAACGAATGAGCGAAGGGAAATATACCCCTCGTCAGGCATAATTAAGGCATAGTTGTTACGGTAGGGTTCGAGGGCTAAAGGTTTGACCGTTCCGGGGAAGTCGAGATTTTTGGCAATGGTGTACTGGTTGCGAAATTGTAGCAGTTCGCTAAAGCTGGGGTATTCGTTGCGTAAGAATTTGACGATGACAGGAAACCCATCAGCGTTGCGAATTCCCCGGTAGACAGAGGTGCGAGAACCGCAGTAGAGTTGCTCGGTCAGTTGATAGCCAGGGAGAGCAGTGGGTATACTGGTCATCATGGGTATTGGGAATATCGAGAAGTGTTAGAGAGGAGTTTGTGTAGATCTTACTCTCACTATTCCCAAAGTTCCAACTAACACTCATGGCTGGAGGGGAATTTCCATTGTAAACTCTGTGCCTTGACCTAGAACGGAATTACAGGTGAGGGTTCCGCCGTGCTGTTCTTCGATAATTTTACGGGCGATCGCTAACCCCAATCCCGTGCCTTTACCCACGCCTTTGGTGGTAAATAAATGCTCGAAAATTCTTTCTTGTAACTCCTCGGCAATACCATCCCCGTTATCTTTAATCCGAATTTCTACCTTGTTTTGTTCGCGGTTAAGCTGAGTGCAAACCTCGATTTTTTGGGGATGGACTTCGAGTTCGAGATAGCCGCGTTTCTGGGCGACTTCATCTAACGCATCGATCGCGTTAGCCAGAATGTTCATAAATACTTGATTTAACTGCCCCGGAAAACATTCAACTGCCGGAATTCGATCGTAATTTTTGATGACGGAGATTGCCGGTCGCTGTTCGTTGGCTTTGAGGCGATATTTTAAAATGAGTAGGGTACTGTCGAGGCCAGCATGGAGATCGGCGGTAACGGGATGTTCGCTATCGGCCCGAGAAAAGGTTCGCAAGCTATTACTAATGGATTTAATGCGATCGATCGCGCCTCGCATCGCTTCGAGCAGTTTAGGTAAGTCTTCCACTACGAACCCTAAGTCAATGTCTTCAGCATTTTCAAGGACAGCCGCCGGAGGAGAGGGAACGCATTCTTGATAAAGTTCTAAATGAGATAATACATCTTGAATATAATCTCGCGTGTTGCTAAGGCTGCCGTTTAAGAAACCGATGGGGTTATTAATTTCGTGGGCGACACCTGCGACTAAGTTGCCCAAAGAAGCCATCTTTTCGCTCTGAACGATTTGGAGTTGGGACTGTTCGAGTTGTTGGGTGTAGTCTTGCGCTTCTTGGTAAAGTCTTGCGTTTTCGAGGGAAATGGCTGCTTGAGAGCAAAGAAAATTGAGAACGAGCAGGCGTTCTGTGGTGAAAGCCCCTCGAGCGAGTCGATTTTCTAAGTAGAGTAGTCCGACGAGGTTGCCGCGATCGAGAATGGGCTGTACTAAAAGGCTTTGGGGATGGTGGCGCTCGAAATAAGGATCGATAACGGGTAGATTATCCGCAAGAGCGTCGAGTGCGATCGCTTCGAGCGTATTTTTAACGTATTGAATCAGTTTGACGGGAAGTTCGTTATAGCCTTCCAACGCTTGGGAGTTGAGTTGGGTACTTTGGAGCGTTGCAACAGCTTCTACGTGCCATTCACCGGCGCGATCGGGCAAAATTAACGCACAACGCTCTGCTCCCGCATTTTGCAACATGATTTCCGTCAATTGAGCGATCGATTCTTCAAGTTTGAGGGGACTAGAAATGCTTTGAGCGGCTCTAATCACGGCTGCAAAATCTAACGTATTATTCAGGCTGGAACTCGAGGAGCGAGTGATGCTATTGGTCGAAGTTTGAAGTCCAATCTTCGGCGTTGCTAGGGTAGCTAGAGTGTCGAGAAGATTGAGCGGTTGCGAGGCTGAGTGAAGGATGGGGTAGAGTAAAATCGGGTAGCGGCGTTCTAAGTCGTCGGTTTTGGCTTTCGCCCCCCAACGGGCATAGCAGTAGTAAGCTTCCTGCATATAACTTGCGGCAATTCTTTCTTTTCCCCAAGCGAGGTAAAATTTCGCGGCTAATTCGTTAGCGATCGCTTCTTCTTGGATGTACTCGTTTTCTCTCGCTCCGGCAATGGCTTTATCGTATAGCTCGATCGCTTCGAGTTTGCGATCGAGAACGCGACTTTTTTCAGCTTCTACCAAATCGAATTTATGTTGGTAGTTCATGGGTGCGTATTTCGTCCAAAATTGTTGCAATGTAGCCTGATTTTGTTCGACTTGTTGCCATTGCTCGGAATTGCCAACTTCTGAAGGGAGTAACTCCGATAAGATCGCTAGAGATTCGTAAAAATAAAAAGCAGGTTCTGCAACTGTTCCGATAATAAAGGACAAGTTTCTTCCCCATTTATTTAAGGACTTCAGACTTTTTAGATCTCTGAATAAATATCCCAACATTAACTTCAGCAAATAAATATGGCAGGACTCCATAAGTTTAAAGCTATCCGGATTCTCTGCAATAATCTCTGATTCTTGATAAACTTCACCCGATAAAATAGTTGGATTTTCAGAAAATCCTAATAAATTCAAAATGCACTGCCATTGAACTAACCAAAAGCCCATTAAGTGCATCGCGTTACTTCTATGAGTGCGAGCCTCTTGTTCGAGAGCGTTCAAAGGAAGACCTGCCCAAAACGAAGCACCAAAGTAGTTTAAGGCATTATAGGCTAGATATTCGGAGTTTCCAACTTCTAGGGCGAGTGTATATCCTTCTCGATTAAGGGGAAGTATTTTTCGGATGTGGCATTTACGGTGGATGAGCGAAGCAGTCAGCGTAATAAAGAGTTCTGGTTTTATTTCTTTAATTCCAAACTTTTCTGCGAGTTTGTAGCCTAGGTTTCCAAATTTTACGCCGGTTTCGATATCTTTAAGAGAGATACAGACAAAACGACCGTAAGAGCCGTAACTCATT from the Oscillatoria sp. FACHB-1406 genome contains:
- a CDS encoding ATP-binding sensor histidine kinase; its protein translation is MTSIPTALPGYQLTEQLYCGSRTSVYRGIRNADGFPVIVKFLRNEYPSFSELLQFRNQYTIAKNLDFPGTVKPLALEPYRNNYALIMPDEGYISLRSFVTGNGLSSENFLKIGIQLAEILHQLYQNRVIHKDIKPANILIHPETQQVKLIDFSISSLLPKETQEIQNPNTLEGTLAYISPEQTGRMNRGIDYRSDFYALGVTFYELLTGCLPFESKDPMELIHSHIAKIPAPFSKEIPKTLANIVMKLMAKNAEARYQSALGLKHDLETCLEQLQETGKIENFAIGKRDMCDRFLIPEKLYGREAEVQTLLNAFERVATGASELMLVAGFSGIGKTAVVNEVHKPIVRQRGYFIKGKFDQFNRDIPFSAFVQAFRSLMGQLLCESDTRLAQWKASILEAVGEQGQVLIEVIPELAQIIGKQPTVSELSGSAAQNRFNLLFQKFIAVFTTQEHPLVMFLDDLQWTDSASLSLLKLLLTNVEQNYLFIIGAYRDNEVFPAHPLMLTLDDIRKAGIHINTLTLAPLSQRNVNHLTADALSCSSELTLPLTELVYQKTQGNPFFTTQFLKALHEDGPIAFNWEVGSWQCDLANVRSLALTDDVVEFMALQLQKLPVATQNVLKLAACIGNQFDLDTLAIVSEQTQEETATHLWKALQEGLILPQSHVYKFFGNVYPTHETDTTKPSSISSILPSVAYRFLHDRVQQAAYSLIPDSQKQSAHLKVGELLFKSTSSATIESKIFDIVNQLNKGSEIPLQQSEKDNIAQLNLIAGKKAKASTAYKAAVDYLKSGIDLLAEDSWDTHYQLTFDLYREGAECQYLTGNLERAEQWFDLALSHARATFEKADIYGIEMYLKMTQGENIRGSFDDGLKGLSILGMPLPRTEAEQQAEIQSQLERLEAKLAAVSPSELFDLPEIVEPNPKVCMSLLADIWAAAYMGGAQSLSYLSLLKMIDTSLTHGNAEASGFAYCLYGMSLASKGEYQKAYEFGTLALKLDRHFNSTKFIFKTNNIFAHTINPYNRHLKTNLSISRQAFQTSQEGGDVVFGVWAVSFLIWAMIIKGDCLSTVYAETEMYLGYVRGVNDANMLYAFTLQRQFLLNLQDASHSTDLLYDQDSDDDESELPYIQVWREKRNFEHGINWYCFLKLQLSYLYGHYADAVAAAKEAEPTLPTNAGFFPIVLYHFYYPLSLAALYPKATQTDRQLYWDVLQQQQQHLKAWADSCPENFLHKYLLLSAEMAVISGKALEATDLYDRAIALAKANEYTQEEALANELAAKFYLNWGKPRIAREYMIEAYYGYARWGAKAKVSDLETRYPQLLAPILQPTRTALSVNETVFPVGTVTVTNSSSTSLSDSLDLAAILKASQTLSSTIELNKLLSTLLHTVMQTAGGNKCVLMLQEDEVLTVRAVAELSAANQIEAEVRSTPVPVESSEEVPISLINSVKRSLQPAVIGNAMTHPQLSPNVYIQTRQPKSILCSPILHQGKLLGIVYLENNLVAGAFTRDRVELLNLLCAQAAISLENARLYSLSQQYARQLEQSLQQLQASEARFQKLANNVPGLIYQIQIEADGSASTPYVSSGCQTLYGVSAEDVMSGKFSLRDFEHPDDRAEAFQAVIESAQALTPFRHEWRIITPNGNVKWVKAASQPEIRENGRIIWDGMLIDISDRKIAEQALEQKTRDLEEALENLQSAQLQLVQSEKMSALGNLVAGVAHEINNPVSFIAGNLKPALDYINDLFGLIERYQQEYPNPTATIQDEIEAIELEYVQEDLPKLISSMQLGIDRIRSISNSLRTFSRADKDCKVSFDIHEGIDSTILILKHRLKANDKRPAIAVVTDYGNIPTFKCFPGQLNQVFMNILANAIDMFDEMARKTPYKNLQSHPQRIIIKTVFVSENDVIKIQILDNGKGMSEDLKAKIFDHLFTTKAVGKGTGLGLTIARQIIVEKHDGAIVVRSHLGEGTEFEIALPLR